The Candidatus Eisenbacteria bacterium genomic interval TCGCCGACAGCCTCGAGGCTCTCATCGGCGCCATCTATCTGGACAAAGGGCCTGACGTGGTCAAGAAATTTCTGCACGAAAACCTGCTGTGCGACGCGGAGAAGATCGTTGGCGACTCAAAGCACACCAACTACAAGAGCATTCTCCAGGAATACATTCAAGGTGAGTTCAGAATCCATCCCGTCTACAGGGTACTCTGTGAAAAGGGACCTGAACACGAGAAGCTCTTCACCGTTGAGGTGAGCGCGAATAGACGGGTGTTGGGGAGAGGCTCGGGGAAAAACAAGAAGGAGGCGGAGCAGGCCGCCGCGCGAGAGGCCGTGGCAGAGCTCGAGCTGCTTACCAAGGATTAGTCGGGATTCCAGGGTTCTGCCTGATGAGGCGCCCATGCACGAAGGGGCAAAGAAATGGAATATTTTCTGACAAAAGACCAGGAGATGATAAGAGATCTCGCGAGGCAGATCGCCCAGGAGAGGGTACTCCCCGTGAGGGCCGAGCTGGATGAGAAGGAAGAGTTTCCCTGGGAAATCATGCGACTCCTAGCTCAGTCTGGTCTCTTCGGCGTCTATCTGCCCGAGCAGTATGGAGGTAGCGGAGGCGGATGCCTGGATCTGTGCATTGCGACCGAGGAATTGAGCCGGGTCTGCGGCGGCGTCGCAGTAAGCTACGCTGCTTCTGCCCTCGGTGCGATTCCCATTCTCCTTTTTGGGAGTGACGAGCAGAAGAAGAAGTTTCTGCCGCCCGTCGCAAGCGGCCAAAAACTTGCGGCGTTCGCCCTCACGGAACCAAACGCGGGTAGCGACGCTGCTGCGGTGCAGACGTCGGCGATCAGGAAGGGAGATTCCTACATTCTCAACGGCACCAAGCAATGGATAACCAACGGAGGCGAGGCCGGCATCTATACCGTCGTTGCCAGAACGGACAAAGAGAAGGGCATTCGGGGCTTGAGCGCTTTCATCGTGGAGAAAGACACGCCCGGTTTCAGCTTCGGGAAGAAAGAGAAGAAGATGGGCATAAGGGCGTCTGCGACAAGAGAGCTCATCTTCACGGACTGTGCCGTTCCCGCAGAGAATCGCTTGAGCCGGGAAGGCATGGGGTTTCCTGTCGCGATGAGGACCTTCGACCAATCGAGACCCGGCGTCGCCGCTCAGGCCGTGGGGATTGCTCAAGGAGCACTAGACGAGGCAGTGCGCTACTCAAAAGAAAGGCAGCAGTTCGGCAAACCGATCTCTTCCTTCCAGGGGATACAGTTTATGATGGCCGAGATGGCCACTCTGGTTGAGGCGGCGAGGGCTCTTGTCTATGCGGTCGCCAAGGCGCTAGACGGGGGAGGCAAGGACTTATCGCGAGAGTCTGCCATGGCAAAACTCTTCGCTTCGGACGTGGCCATGAGAGTCACCACGGACGCCGTACAGATCTTCGGCGGATACGGATACATGCGGGATTATCCTGTCGAGAAGATGATGAGAGACGCGAAAATCACACAGATTTACGAGGGGACGAATCAGATACAGAGGAGCATCATCGCCCTGAGCCTTATTAAAGAGGCAGGGTCAAAGAAGTCCTAGACAGTAGACGCTTCAGAGCCCAGAAAGACCGGCCTGGGGATTGCCGTGAGGCGATTTAGAACCGATATCCCGCCGACACGAAAATCTTGTCCGTGGTCTTCTTCTCGGAATAATCTGGAATGGACCTTTCGTATCCCCCGTGCACCCACGCCGCATCAAGTGTGAAAGCTTCCTCAAAGAGGTATCCCGCTCCCAAAGTGTAGAACTTGCCGTCCGAGTCAATCGAGGCCAGCCACGGTCCGCCGCTGTTGGTCACGTCCGGCAGAAGCCTGAAAGCGACGGGCTCGGTGAAGTAACCTCCTCTCACTCTCAGGGGCGCGAATGGAAACATGAATTCGGCGCCGAAACGCAGAGAGGCCGTCGCTCTGTAAGCGTAGAGGTTGTCCACCCTGATGGGTCCTGCGTAGTCAATCTGCTTCCAGTCTGCGTACGTTGCGTCGAAGGCGAGAATCAAGCCGGGTACGGGTGCGGCCGACGCGCCTGCCATGAAAGAGAGGGGCAAGGTGATCTTGTCCTCGAAGGCAAAGTCGTCGACCAGATAATCGTCACTGATTGCGTCATACTCCTCGGTGTGCTCCTGACCCTTTAGGACCAGGTGCTCGGGGAGTCGGACATTGAAACCTATCCTGCCCACGTTGCCCAGCTTGGCAAGTGTTCCGAAGGAGGCGGTCCAGCCGGTTATGTCGGCGTCGTCAGCCTTGTAGTAGTGTTCGTACACGTTGTCCGGAGGAGTATCCCAGAGCGCCCTCCACTCATATTCTCTGGTAGATTGCCCGCTCAGGAACGAAAAGCTTGCTCCGACGGCCACGTCCTGTGAGACGTCCGTGGCGAGGCCAACCGCCCAACTCGACATCCCTCCTCTTTCGAAAATGCTCTCTTTTTCTTCGCCGGACACGAATCCATACGTATCAAGATAATACGAAGGAATGCTCCCATACCTGAGGTAGTCCGAATCCGTGTTTCTGGTTCTGTTGTACGCGACGCCCAGAACGAAGCTCCCCCTGAAGGTGGGGAAGGGATAGGCGACACCCACGGAGCTGAGCTTTGTGCTGCCCACGGTGGAGGTGCTGCTGTGGCCGTACAGGACGGTCTCCAGATTATCGTTCATGTGAGAGAAGCCCGTGGAGACTTCTATTCTCCTTATTTGTGCGAGAGCGGCCGGGTTATAAAACATTGCAGAGATGTCCTCACACGCGGCCACATGTGCCTGGCCCATACCCATGGCGCGCGCACCGACGCCGAAATCGTAGATGATCGGAAGGTCCGGCAAGTCCTGCCCCAAGGAGACTTGAGCAATGACAAGCAAAGCCGACAGAACCGCCGCCACGAGACAGTAGTTCCTGTTGAGGTAGAGTACGCTCATCACCATCCTCCTCGCTGCGCGCCACACATTACTTGGTCCACATGTGTCGCTTTGTCTCCTTCTCTTCCTTCTTCTTTGTGTCCTTTGAAGCGTCAGAAGAAGCATCCTTGCCGGACGACTCCTGCTGAGATGGAGTCGTCTTTTCCCTCACGGAAGGAGTGACCCCAGGGTTCGCCGGCGCGGTGAGACCCGGTTGGGACCACATGTGTCTGCCACCCTTCTCGACCGGTTGAGTCTCTCCGGACGGAGTGTAGTACCAGTAGTCGTCATACCACCACGGTCTCCCGTAGTAGTAACGCCAATCGCCGGGGTAATAAGATCCGTACCAGTAAGGGTCGTAGTGATAGAGCCAGGTTTCCTGGTGGCAGTCCATACAGTTCTTGCGATTCTGGGACTCATCGACGAGCGCCACACCCTCGGGGTGCTTGAGGACCGTATAGCAACCTGAAGCGACCAGGGCCAGAAGAAGTAGACTGACGACAAAGTATGCTCTTGTACTCATTCTCATTCACTCCCTTTCTTCCTAGGAGTCCCGACTACACAAGAAAATCATATTCCAGTTTGACGGCGGAGTCAATCTCGATGATGCATTTTTGCCGGTACTTTCACACCCAACCATTTCTCTTGAGGTGCCCGTGGTTGTGTGGTACAATAACCGTGCCTAGGAGTAGGCCGTTCCTTGCCGCCAACCTGCGCGATGTGGGCTCGGCGCAAGAAAGGCCACTCAGTTGTCAGAGTTTCGAGGAACCTCCCCATTTGGGTGGTGTATTCACATACGGGGATTGGCCCTAACTCCCCTGGAGTCGAGTGGATGAACGCTCTGGACTCAAGAACTGATGAAGAACTCATGAACCTCTGCGTTGAGGGCTCGGAAGACGCCTTCAGCGAGCTGGTGAAGCGGTACAAGCCTCGCATCGTGAGCGTGATCTACCGCTACATCAATGACCCGATTCGTGCCCAGGAGATAGCCCAGGAGGTCTTCGTCAGGGTCTACATCCACAGAGAGAAGTACAGACGAACGGCTCGCTTCTCCACTTGGATTTTTACGATTGCCCTCAACCTGACCAAGAATGAGATTCGTCACAGGGTGAGGCACTCCAGGGTAATGAGTCTTGACGCATTGAAGGAGATGGGGAGCAACGTGGGTTTCTTCTTGAGGGATCGTAGCAGAGGCCCCGACGAAAAGCTCGAAGAGCGGGAGCTTCAGGAAGTGGTCGGCGGTGCGATTGCCGAGCTTCCGTCTAAGTACCGGGACGCAGTGATCCTGAGGGATATCGAAGGTCTTTCCTACGAAGAAGTGGGTGAGATTCTCTCGATCCCGGGAGGGACCGTGCGTTCCAGGATCAATCGTGGGCGATTGATCCTCAAGAAAAGGCTTGAGCCGTACGTGAGTTGAGAGATGAGATGTAGCGCCGCCCGTGATCTGTTTTCTGTCGCCTTCGATGGCGAACTCAGCGTGGCTGAAGAGAGGGAATTCAACAGCCATGTCTCTTCTTGCCATGGCTGTTCTCGCGAATTCGACCTCTTCTCCAAGAGCGTACGACTTGTGAGCTCGCTCAGCAGGCCTCCTGTGAATCCCTTTTTCGAAGCGAGGTTGAAGCACGCCGTCGGTGAGAGGGAAGCAGTTCCCCTTCGAGAGCGTTCGTCGGTCCTCGTTCTCAGACCTGCCATCGCCTTCGCTGCCATGGCGGTCCTCGTCAGTCTCCTTCTGTTCGTTCCACCGGGCCAAGTAGGTCTGAACGGCAGACTCTCCATCAGCGAGTTCGTGCCGAGCACTCCGGAACTGAGTGAGGTTGGCGGAGTACCAGAAGCACCCTCGGATCTGACATACGAGAGCGCAGCATCTGGCTCTTATGACGCCGACCGGTTGAGTGCGGATGGAAACACCGCCTGGCCAGCTCAGGACGCGCGCTTGGCTTCGTCCCGCGTTTCGAGTGGAACGGCTGTTCCGGTTCGAGGCGGCGTGGCCAGTGCCAAGGATGTGATTCTCGACGTGGAGTTTGTGCTGGATCGTTTCTGCCTGGAAGGTACGGAGGTGAGGAGGCTCGAGACTACGTCTGCTTCAGGGATTGAACCAGAACTTGTCTCGATGACCTTCTAGACTGTCATGAGAGGCCGCGCCGTCTTGGATAGAGATGTCTGGGTAAGCCCGGGGCTTTTGTTCTTGACCGCCCTGTTAATCCTGTCCTTTCTTCGCCTGAGTTCCTGCTACGCGGGCAACGCACTTTCTTCCCTCGAAGAAGAGCTTGAGTCAATCGTAAACAACGTGAAATTCTGCGTTGTAACCGTCAGCTCCCAGTATGACGTACGTGCAACCGGGAGTTCCAGTTCCCCCTTCGAGAGACTGGGGCTTCGCGTCGATTCTCACAATAATGCCGTTCGCCAGAGCGTGGGTTCAGGAATCGTTTTTTACAGAGAGATAATCGTGACTTCCGGAAGCGTTGTGAAGTCCGGGAAAGAAGTGAAAGTCGTCTTCGAGAACGGACAGAGCTACAACGCAACCGTGCTTGGCACGGACAGGAATGCAAACGTGTGCGTGCTGCGCGTCACCGGTCTCAAAGCCAGACCCGTAACCATCGGGAATTCAGGCAGCATCAGGGTGGGTTCGCTGGTCGTTCTCATGGGAAACTCCTTCGGGAAGTTGCCGACCGTCGCACTTGGAACTGTGAGTGGAAGGCAGAGGGTTGCGAGAATCCAGGGAAAATGGGAGATAGTTCAAATCAGCGGTCCCTTACACCCCGGAAACAGCGGCGCAGCCGTTTTGAATACTAAAGGGGAACTTGTGGCCATGGTTGTTGGGAAGCTGGTGGACGACTCGGGGGCTGGTTTTAACCCGGGTTCGGGTGACGTCGGACAACAAATCGACGCATTTTCACGAGGCGCGGGGGGTGGGGTAGGGCTCGCCATTCCGGCCGAAGATGTGCGCAGGGTGGTTGACGGGTTGCTCAAGAATGGCTACGTGGAGAACGGCTATCTTGGCGTGAGAATACAGAGCTATGCCGCCGGTGGGCCCATTACAAGAATAGGCCTTTCCTCGGCTCCTGGCATAGAGATTGCCGAGGTCATCTCTGGCAGCCCGGCAGAGAAGGCAGGCTTCAAGAGCGGTGACATCATGAGTGAATTCGACAACGAGGCTGTTTTTGAAGCGGCCCAACTTTCCCAGATGGTGAGCGCCACAAGGCCTGGCGAAAGAGTCAGGGTTTCTTTCTGGCGCGGCCCAAAGAGGTTTACTGTTGCGGTGACGATCGGAACCACACGCGCCTCTCGTGACGAAACTCCAACAGGCGTGAGACCTCGACCCTCTGCACCCAAGGCCGACCGCCGGGTGCTGTCCACGCAATAGGAAACCTTGATCCTTCCATGAATAAGCGTGCATCGCTCGTTCTCGTCGCCGTTGGTTTTTGCCTGGCGGCACTGTCTCTTGCCGGTTGCTCACCCAAGAAACTACCTGCCTACGGTGCCGCCAACGAGATAACAATCGTTACGAACCTCGGCACTCAGGACGAGGCCGTAGTACTTCTCAGGTCTACTCTCGCCAAACCTCTGATAAGCGTTGACGAGGACACGTTGTACATCCCGGAAGTCCTCTCCGGGGCTGAATTCGCAAAACATGGCAGGAGGTACGACGCCTACAGAAATCTTGTCATGCTCGTAGACATTACGAGGGACGACGGCCTGACGAAGAAGATCGAAGGCCTGCTTGGCACGAAAGTCCTCAAGCGGATTCAGGAAGGCTCAGCAGAGTATTTCGTGCGTTCCGACGTGTGGGCACTTGCTCAGACTCTGACCATCATCGCCGGAGCAGGCAAAGAGAGCTTGGCCGCAGTCATTGAGAGCGAAGGAGAGAGCCTCTACGCAGAGTTGGATAGCCTGGTGACGGAAAGGACAGGAGAGGTTATCTTCGCCGGAGGAGAGCAGCCGCTCATCACGAACGACCTTGCTTCCAGGTATGGTTGGAGCCTGAGAGTACCTCCCGGGTTCAAGCCCGTGGAGCTGGACACTGTAGAAACGGGCATGCTGCTCAGGTTAAGAATCGACGAACCCACTCGTCTCGT includes:
- a CDS encoding sigma-70 family RNA polymerase sigma factor; amino-acid sequence: MNALDSRTDEELMNLCVEGSEDAFSELVKRYKPRIVSVIYRYINDPIRAQEIAQEVFVRVYIHREKYRRTARFSTWIFTIALNLTKNEIRHRVRHSRVMSLDALKEMGSNVGFFLRDRSRGPDEKLEERELQEVVGGAIAELPSKYRDAVILRDIEGLSYEEVGEILSIPGGTVRSRINRGRLILKKRLEPYVS
- a CDS encoding acyl-CoA dehydrogenase family protein, with product MEYFLTKDQEMIRDLARQIAQERVLPVRAELDEKEEFPWEIMRLLAQSGLFGVYLPEQYGGSGGGCLDLCIATEELSRVCGGVAVSYAASALGAIPILLFGSDEQKKKFLPPVASGQKLAAFALTEPNAGSDAAAVQTSAIRKGDSYILNGTKQWITNGGEAGIYTVVARTDKEKGIRGLSAFIVEKDTPGFSFGKKEKKMGIRASATRELIFTDCAVPAENRLSREGMGFPVAMRTFDQSRPGVAAQAVGIAQGALDEAVRYSKERQQFGKPISSFQGIQFMMAEMATLVEAARALVYAVAKALDGGGKDLSRESAMAKLFASDVAMRVTTDAVQIFGGYGYMRDYPVEKMMRDAKITQIYEGTNQIQRSIIALSLIKEAGSKKS
- a CDS encoding zf-HC2 domain-containing protein; translated protein: MRCSAARDLFSVAFDGELSVAEEREFNSHVSSCHGCSREFDLFSKSVRLVSSLSRPPVNPFFEARLKHAVGEREAVPLRERSSVLVLRPAIAFAAMAVLVSLLLFVPPGQVGLNGRLSISEFVPSTPELSEVGGVPEAPSDLTYESAASGSYDADRLSADGNTAWPAQDARLASSRVSSGTAVPVRGGVASAKDVILDVEFVLDRFCLEGTEVRRLETTSASGIEPELVSMTF
- a CDS encoding DUF4837 family protein; the protein is MNKRASLVLVAVGFCLAALSLAGCSPKKLPAYGAANEITIVTNLGTQDEAVVLLRSTLAKPLISVDEDTLYIPEVLSGAEFAKHGRRYDAYRNLVMLVDITRDDGLTKKIEGLLGTKVLKRIQEGSAEYFVRSDVWALAQTLTIIAGAGKESLAAVIESEGESLYAELDSLVTERTGEVIFAGGEQPLITNDLASRYGWSLRVPPGFKPVELDTVETGMLLRLRIDEPTRLVFVYWMPFHGNESEVLDPRKCLELRAKLVWAVYDQDVMDRARTITREAVFEGRKAVKIEGIWQNEKYVIGGPFFTYCFLAKNRFYMIDAVIYAPGTRKGALFKQLEAMMMTFRG
- a CDS encoding trypsin-like peptidase domain-containing protein, which codes for MDRDVWVSPGLLFLTALLILSFLRLSSCYAGNALSSLEEELESIVNNVKFCVVTVSSQYDVRATGSSSSPFERLGLRVDSHNNAVRQSVGSGIVFYREIIVTSGSVVKSGKEVKVVFENGQSYNATVLGTDRNANVCVLRVTGLKARPVTIGNSGSIRVGSLVVLMGNSFGKLPTVALGTVSGRQRVARIQGKWEIVQISGPLHPGNSGAAVLNTKGELVAMVVGKLVDDSGAGFNPGSGDVGQQIDAFSRGAGGGVGLAIPAEDVRRVVDGLLKNGYVENGYLGVRIQSYAAGGPITRIGLSSAPGIEIAEVISGSPAEKAGFKSGDIMSEFDNEAVFEAAQLSQMVSATRPGERVRVSFWRGPKRFTVAVTIGTTRASRDETPTGVRPRPSAPKADRRVLSTQ